From Caretta caretta isolate rCarCar2 chromosome 9, rCarCar1.hap1, whole genome shotgun sequence, one genomic window encodes:
- the LOC125642526 gene encoding putative P2Y purinoceptor 10, with the protein MPKNRSSGNCTDPHMGFQSSLYATTYTIIFIPGLLANSVALWVLCRFISKKNKAVIFMINLAVADLAHVLSLPLRIYYYINHMWPFGSFLCQLCFYLKYLNMYASICFLTCISIQRYLFLLHPFKAKDWKCRYDVTISAVVWIIVGAACSPVPILRSPTLSNNTNTCFADLEVKQMTMGASITSVTIAELLGFVVPLVIIAYCTWKMRQSLQECQVPLQQRSEKEKALRMILMCAAVFFICFTPYHINFPLFMMVKQNVITNCSIRRSTLHFHPVSLCLASLNCCLDPILYYFITSEFQNKLLRCSGFALRSCLMDKESDSSFQDNSDDITTQKPFSHFKFRSLPKLWSNKYMETPPTEPEGLLLQ; encoded by the coding sequence ATGCCGAAAAACAGATCTTCAGGAAACTGCACCGATCCTCATATGGGATTTCAATCCTCCCTATACGCAACCACTTACACCATAATATTCATACCTGgtcttctggcaaacagtgttGCATTATGGGTTTTATGTCGCTTCATCAGTAAGAAAAACAAAGCTGTTATTTTTATGATTAATTTGGCTGTAGCTGATCTTGCTCACGTTCTCTCGTTACCGCTACgaatatattattatataaacCATATGTGGCCTTTTGGGAGTTTCCTATGCCAGTTATGTTTCTACCTGAAGTATCTCAACATGTACGCAAGCATTTGTTTCCTTACCTGCATAAGTATTCAAAGGtaccttttcctcctccatccaTTCAAAGCAAAAGACTGGAAGTGTAGGTATGATGTCACCATTAGTGCTGTTGTGTGGATCATTGTTGGGGCTGCTTGCTCACCAGTTCCAATCCTGAGAAGTCCTACCTTATCCAACAATACAAACACCTGCTTTGCAGATCTTGAAGTGAAGCAAATGACTATGGGAGCTTCTATTACTTCGGTAACAATAGCTGAATTATTAGGGTTTGTGGTCCCCCTAGTTATTATTGCATATTGCACTTGGAAAATGAGACAATCTCTACAGGAATGTCAAGTGCCCTTGCAACAGAGAAGTGAGAAAGAGAAAGCTTTACGGATGATTCTGATGTGTGCAGCTGTATTCTTCATATGTTTTACACCATATCATATAAACTTTCCTTTATTTATGATGGTGAAACAGAATGTTATTACAAACTGCTCCATACGCAGAAGTACTCTTCATTTCCATCCAGTTTCTTTATGTCTTGCAAGTTTGAACTGTTGTCTGGATCCAATCCTCTACTACTTTATCACATCAGAGTTTCAGAACAAATTATTGCGATGTAGTGGCTTTGCCCTCAGGAGTTGTCTCATGGACAAAGAGAGTGACTCATCTTTCCAAGATAACAGCGATGATATTACAACACAAAAGCccttttcacattttaaatttcGGTCTCTTCCAAAACTCTGGTCAAATAAATACATGGAAACTCCTCCAACTGAACCAGAGGGGCTTTTACTACAATAA
- the P2RY10 gene encoding putative P2Y purinoceptor 10, with protein sequence MQSNRSSENCADPNITFKNSLYATTYTIIFIPGLLANSAALWVLCRFISKKNKAVIFMINLAVADLAHILSLPLRIYYYINHMWPFGRFLCLLCFYLKYLNMYASICFLTCISIQRYYFLLHPFKAKDWKRRYDVAISAVVWIVVGAACLPFPVMRNSDLTNHSNSCFADLGVRKIDSKTASVIMVTIAELLGFVGPLIIIVYCTWKTKESLQQYEMPLQNASEKRRALRMVSMCAAVFFVCFTPYHINFFFYMMVKENVITHCAIRRSTLYSQPFCLSLASLDCCLDPILYFFTTSEFQDQLSRHSSAIIRSRLMSKESASSVKE encoded by the coding sequence ATGCAGAGCAACAGATCTTCAGAAAACTGTGCTGATCCtaatataacatttaaaaactctCTATACGCAACCACTTACACCATAATATTCATACCTGGCCTCCTGGCAAACAGTGCTGCATTGTGGGTTTTATGTCGCTTCATCAGTAAGAAAAACAAAGCTGTCATTTTTATGATTAATTTGGCTGTAGCTGATCTTGCTCACATTCTCTCGTTACCGCTACgaatatattattatataaacCACATGTGGCCTTTTGGGAGATTTCTCTGCTTGTTATGTTTCTACCTGAAATATCTCAACATGTACGCAAGCATTTGTTTCCTTACCTGCATAAGTATTCAAAGGTACTACTTCCTCCTCCATCCATTCAAAGCCAAAGACTGGAAGCGCAGGTATGACGTCGCCATTAGTGCTGTGGTATGGATTGTGGTTGGGGCTGCTTGCTTACCATTTCCAGTTATGAGAAACTCTGACTTAACCAACCATTCAAATTCCTGCTTTGCAGATCTCGGAGTCAGGAAAATTGACAGTAAAACAGCTTCTGTGATTATGGTAACGATAGCTGAGCTTTTAGGATTTGTGGGCCCTCTAATTATTATTGTATACTGTACCTGGAAAACAAAAGAGTCACTTCAGCAATATGAAATGCCTTTGCAAAATGCCAGTGAAAAACGGAGAGCTTTACGCATGGTTTCTATGTGTGCAGCTGTGTTCTTTGTATGTTTCACACCGTATCACATAAACTTCTTCTTCTACATGATGGTGAAAGAGAATGTTATTACACACTGTGCCATACGCCGAAGCACTCTTTACTCTCAGCCCTTTTGCTTAAGCCTGGCAAGCCTGGACTGTTGTTTGGATCCAATCCTGTACTTCTTTACAACATCAGAATTTCAGGATCAGTTATCAAGACACAGCAGCGCAATCATCAGGAGTCGCCTGATGAGCAAGGAGAGCGCCTCGTCAGTTAAGGAATAA